One window from the genome of Helicobacter pylori encodes:
- a CDS encoding HNH endonuclease gives MMRQVNMRYKRNSTGLFFDSFKHFKHNLSNLIAVELPTLSHLGAEKYLNLIPANYKSKYPDMRKIGLIDYDKPSDYHFTLTREAKQIMKAFGYSWGIHAYDENIVKSNRKNIDSLSPQELFSSIYNLNQYKKSILQLILSYYDTADSIRPYLVLLNYMRNYNIKNLNKEILQNILAHTKEDVLLMRYNQDAFRDLNLETQEELNKPISYIYNFLITALVLDSHHKVIVDFNFVDILNASMNNILYYYPAKNSFRPAGKQQLFRESVLRAYDNKCAITGKSLFINGRCLLEAAHIIPYRDGGSFAVNNGIALSYEMHKMFDNGLFSFEYKNDNEIVVITSSSNLIIDRQCILSSFNHKSIFLPEQLDLRPDPLALQYNKDKFLLR, from the coding sequence ATGATGAGACAGGTTAATATGCGATATAAAAGAAATAGCACGGGTTTATTTTTTGACTCTTTCAAACACTTTAAGCACAACCTTTCTAATCTTATAGCAGTGGAACTGCCCACACTTTCTCACCTTGGTGCTGAAAAATATTTAAACCTTATTCCTGCCAACTATAAGTCAAAATATCCCGATATGAGAAAAATAGGACTTATAGATTATGATAAACCAAGTGATTATCATTTTACTCTAACCAGAGAAGCAAAACAAATAATGAAAGCTTTTGGTTATTCTTGGGGCATTCATGCGTATGATGAAAATATAGTAAAAAGTAACAGAAAAAATATTGATTCTTTATCGCCTCAAGAATTGTTTTCATCTATTTACAATCTTAATCAATATAAGAAGTCAATTTTACAACTTATTTTATCCTACTATGATACTGCAGATTCCATTCGCCCATATTTGGTGCTTTTAAATTATATGAGAAATTACAATATAAAAAATTTAAACAAAGAGATTTTGCAAAATATCTTAGCTCATACAAAAGAAGATGTTTTGCTTATGCGATACAATCAAGATGCTTTTAGAGATCTTAATTTGGAAACACAAGAAGAATTAAATAAACCCATTTCATATATCTATAATTTCCTTATAACAGCTTTAGTGCTAGATAGTCATCATAAAGTGATTGTTGATTTCAATTTTGTGGATATATTAAATGCTAGCATGAATAATATTTTATATTATTATCCTGCTAAAAATAGTTTTAGACCAGCAGGGAAGCAACAACTATTTAGAGAAAGTGTCTTAAGAGCTTATGATAATAAATGTGCCATAACCGGCAAATCATTATTTATTAATGGTAGATGTTTGTTAGAAGCAGCACATATTATCCCATATAGAGATGGTGGATCTTTTGCCGTGAATAATGGCATAGCTTTAAGTTATGAGATGCACAAAATGTTTGATAATGGGTTATTTAGTTTTGAATATAAAAATGATAATGAGATAGTTGTTATTACTTCATCATCAAATCTTATAATTGATAGACAATGCATTCTATCTAGTTTTAATCATAAATCTATATTCTTGCCAGAACAATTAGATTTGCGTCCAGACCCTCTAGCTTTGCAGTATAATAAGGATAAATTCTTGTTGCGGTGA
- a CDS encoding DNA methyltransferase: MNKSLQEILNGDSLYILKNHIEDNLIDIIITSPPYNVAHQYENYNDDLDFESYLNLMHDIFKECYRVLKKDGRICVNVPFAVKNRDSKEVRFLSVYITQILNEIGFKEFELITWHKGKDIKHFQGNNTAWGSWKSPSCPSFRPLGEAILVFYKENKIHKTEGELADITSQEFKEWTKNIWYFDQDNNQGFESILCVSNNAKKDLHPAPYPEELIERLLKIYSYQNDIVLDPFNGIGTTTYVASRLNRQFIGIELSSKYCKIALERFVKNTVSHTIPIIKSYPTTLTSLVNNDDILDSLNEVFPYKEAFSPYLIEHLQNRFDCSITSVYDPFCGVGSSFLNIQTQVCYGFDTSPFAINVAKAKLESLDSDNLKKAEKNVNNFIASNKEYPFPQWESFSKYADKKRFNLIMDFIESFKDLDSKIYHFVSFLVLSNLEKMLNFKKDGNGIKHRKSKIKDIESYLKALVLRAFELKNEFDTKNSKVIVLKNCSSINNKPKDKVDCILTSPPYANSFDYFEIYKMELWSSKIVKSYEEWKKLKKSALRNNKNAALKQQDKIENILLNYTLEILNNKGIESSTLTMLNNYFFDMQKVLKNCFEVLKDGGFCFIVVGNSCYRGVPIQTDEILAQEAQKLGFKCKEIIIARKLKTSSQQMKIIDSKTKFYLRESIIVLQKER, translated from the coding sequence ATGAATAAAAGTTTGCAAGAGATCCTAAATGGAGATAGTTTATATATTCTAAAAAATCATATAGAAGATAATCTTATAGACATTATTATTACTTCACCTCCATATAATGTGGCACATCAATATGAAAATTATAATGATGATTTAGATTTTGAATCTTATCTCAATTTGATGCACGATATTTTTAAAGAATGCTACCGTGTGCTTAAAAAGGATGGGCGGATTTGTGTCAATGTGCCTTTTGCAGTGAAAAATAGAGATAGCAAAGAGGTGAGATTTTTAAGCGTTTATATAACACAAATTTTAAATGAAATTGGCTTTAAGGAGTTTGAGCTTATAACTTGGCATAAGGGAAAAGATATTAAGCATTTTCAGGGAAACAATACAGCTTGGGGGAGTTGGAAAAGCCCTTCTTGCCCATCTTTTAGGCCTTTGGGAGAAGCAATATTAGTGTTTTATAAGGAAAATAAAATTCATAAAACTGAGGGAGAATTAGCAGATATTACTAGCCAAGAATTTAAAGAATGGACAAAAAATATTTGGTATTTTGATCAAGACAACAATCAAGGCTTTGAAAGTATTTTATGTGTTAGTAACAATGCTAAAAAAGATTTACATCCCGCACCCTACCCAGAAGAGTTAATTGAGAGATTATTAAAAATTTATTCCTATCAAAATGATATTGTATTAGATCCCTTTAATGGCATAGGTACAACAACCTATGTGGCAAGCAGATTGAATAGACAATTTATCGGCATTGAGTTATCAAGTAAATATTGTAAGATTGCCCTTGAAAGATTTGTAAAAAACACAGTTTCTCATACTATTCCTATTATAAAAAGCTACCCTACAACGCTGACAAGTTTAGTAAATAATGATGACATATTAGACTCTTTAAATGAAGTTTTTCCCTATAAAGAAGCTTTTAGTCCTTATCTTATAGAGCATTTACAAAATCGTTTTGATTGTTCTATTACGAGTGTTTATGATCCGTTTTGTGGTGTTGGCTCTAGCTTTTTAAATATACAAACGCAAGTTTGCTATGGTTTTGACACTTCACCATTTGCCATAAATGTCGCTAAAGCAAAATTAGAAAGTTTGGACTCTGACAATTTAAAAAAAGCAGAAAAAAATGTAAATAATTTTATAGCTAGCAATAAAGAATATCCCTTTCCACAATGGGAATCTTTTAGCAAATATGCTGATAAAAAGCGATTTAATCTCATAATGGATTTTATAGAATCCTTTAAAGACTTGGATTCTAAGATTTATCATTTTGTGTCTTTTTTAGTATTATCTAATTTAGAAAAAATGCTTAATTTTAAAAAAGATGGCAATGGTATTAAGCATAGAAAAAGTAAGATTAAAGATATAGAATCTTATCTCAAAGCACTTGTGCTAAGGGCATTTGAGTTAAAAAACGAATTTGATACAAAAAATTCTAAAGTTATAGTTTTGAAAAACTGCTCTTCCATAAACAATAAACCAAAAGATAAAGTTGATTGTATTTTAACATCTCCGCCATATGCAAATTCATTTGATTATTTTGAAATTTACAAAATGGAGTTATGGAGTAGCAAAATTGTAAAAAGTTATGAAGAGTGGAAAAAGCTTAAAAAATCTGCTCTAAGAAATAACAAAAATGCAGCCTTAAAACAACAAGATAAAATAGAAAATATATTGCTTAATTACACATTAGAAATTCTTAACAATAAAGGTATAGAATCAAGCACTTTAACAATGCTAAATAATTATTTTTTTGATATGCAAAAAGTTTTAAAAAATTGTTTTGAAGTTCTTAAGGATGGAGGATTTTGCTTTATTGTAGTTGGAAATTCTTGCTATAGAGGAGTGCCGATACAAACTGATGAAATCTTAGCACAAGAGGCACAAAAATTAGGTTTTAAATGCAAGGAAATCATTATTGCTAGGAAGCTTAAAACATCTAGTCAGCAGATGAAAATCATTGATTCTAAAACTAAATTTTATTTACGAGAGAGCATAATTGTTTTGCAAAAGGAGAGATGA
- a CDS encoding bifunctional metallophosphatase/5'-nucleotidase, translating to MSAKEVKIVFLETSDIHGRLFSYDYAVGEQKPNNGLTRIAALIKKQRAENKNVVLIDSGDLLQGNSAELFNDEPIHPLVLAENDLKFDIRVLGNHEFNFSKDFLEKNIKGFNGGVVNANIIKIADNKPFVKPYVIKKIDGVRVAVVGYVVPHIPTWEASTPEHFAGLKFLDAEEALKKTLKELKGKYDILIGAFHLGREDEKGGDGIPDLAKKFPQFDIIFAGHEHAVYNTKIGKVHTIEPGAYGAYLAKGVVVFDTQTKKKIVTTENLPTKGVPEDEELAKKYEYVDKKSKEYANEVVGEVTKTFIERPDFITGEEKITTMPTAALQETPVIELINKVQKYYAKADVSAAALFNFGANLKKGPFKRKDVAYIYKFANTLIGVKITGENLLKYMEWSYQFYNQLQPGDLTISFNENIRGYNFDMFSGVKYQVDVTKPAGSRIINPTINNKPINPKAVYKLAINNYRFGTLSKTLNLVTDANRYYNSYDELQDNGQIRDLIIKYITEEKGGKVTPELEGNWEIINYDFKNPLLEKLREKLKEGSIKIPTSKDGRTLNVKSIKESEVK from the coding sequence ATATCTGCAAAAGAAGTCAAAATCGTGTTTTTAGAAACTTCAGACATTCATGGGCGGCTTTTTTCGTATGATTATGCGGTGGGGGAACAAAAACCCAATAACGGCTTGACAAGGATTGCGGCTTTAATCAAAAAGCAAAGGGCTGAGAATAAAAATGTGGTTTTGATTGACAGCGGGGATTTGTTGCAAGGCAATAGCGCGGAGTTGTTTAATGATGAGCCTATCCACCCGCTGGTTTTAGCCGAAAACGATTTGAAATTTGATATTCGTGTGCTTGGCAATCACGAGTTTAATTTCAGCAAAGATTTTTTAGAGAAAAACATTAAGGGGTTTAACGGCGGTGTCGTGAATGCGAATATTATCAAAATTGCAGACAATAAGCCGTTTGTGAAGCCTTATGTGATTAAAAAAATTGATGGCGTGAGGGTGGCGGTTGTGGGGTATGTGGTGCCGCACATCCCAACTTGGGAAGCCTCTACGCCTGAACATTTTGCAGGGTTGAAGTTTTTGGACGCTGAAGAAGCGTTGAAAAAGACCTTGAAAGAGTTAAAAGGGAAGTATGATATTTTGATTGGCGCTTTTCATTTGGGGCGAGAAGATGAAAAAGGTGGCGACGGGATACCGGATTTAGCGAAAAAATTCCCGCAATTTGACATCATTTTTGCCGGGCATGAGCATGCGGTTTATAACACCAAAATAGGAAAGGTGCATACCATTGAGCCTGGAGCGTATGGGGCTTATCTGGCAAAGGGCGTGGTGGTGTTTGACACCCAAACGAAGAAAAAAATCGTAACGACTGAAAATTTACCCACAAAAGGCGTGCCAGAAGATGAAGAATTGGCGAAAAAATACGAATATGTGGATAAAAAATCAAAAGAATACGCTAATGAAGTGGTTGGCGAAGTGACAAAAACCTTTATTGAAAGGCCTGATTTTATCACAGGAGAAGAAAAAATCACCACGATGCCAACCGCCGCCTTGCAAGAAACACCGGTGATAGAATTGATCAATAAAGTTCAAAAATATTACGCAAAAGCCGATGTTTCAGCGGCAGCCTTATTCAATTTTGGCGCCAATTTGAAAAAAGGGCCTTTCAAAAGAAAAGATGTCGCCTATATTTACAAGTTCGCTAACACGCTCATTGGAGTGAAAATAACGGGTGAAAATCTGTTGAAATACATGGAATGGTCGTATCAATTTTACAATCAGTTGCAACCAGGAGATTTGACGATCAGTTTTAATGAAAACATTCGCGGCTATAACTTTGATATGTTTTCTGGCGTGAAATACCAAGTTGATGTTACAAAACCCGCCGGATCAAGGATTATTAATCCGACAATCAACAACAAACCCATTAACCCTAAAGCGGTGTATAAATTAGCGATCAACAATTACCGATTTGGGACATTATCCAAGACATTAAATTTGGTTACAGACGCTAATAGGTATTATAATTCTTACGATGAATTGCAAGATAACGGGCAAATACGAGATTTAATCATCAAATACATCACGGAAGAAAAAGGCGGGAAGGTAACCCCTGAATTGGAGGGTAATTGGGAAATCATCAACTACGATTTCAAAAACCCGTTGTTGGAAAAATTGAGAGAAAAATTAAAAGAGGGGAGCATCAAAATCCCCACTTCAAAAGACGGGAGGACTTTGAATGTCAAATCCATTAAAGAGAGTGAAGTAAAATAA
- a CDS encoding S-ribosylhomocysteine lyase: MKMNVESFNLDHTKVKAPYVRVADRKKGANGDVIVKYDVRFKQPNKDHMDMPSLHSLEHLVAEIIRNHASYVVDWSPMGCQTGFYLTVLNHDNYTEILEVLEKTMQDVLKAKEVPASNEKQCGWAANHTLEGAQNLARAFLDKRAEWSEVGV; the protein is encoded by the coding sequence ATGAAAATGAATGTAGAGAGTTTCAATTTGGATCACACCAAAGTCAAAGCCCCTTATGTGCGTGTCGCTGATCGCAAAAAGGGTGCTAATGGGGATGTGATTGTCAAATACGATGTGCGCTTCAAGCAGCCCAATAAGGATCACATGGACATGCCTAGCCTACACTCTTTAGAGCATTTAGTCGCTGAGATCATCCGCAACCATGCCAGTTATGTCGTGGATTGGTCGCCTATGGGTTGCCAAACAGGGTTTTATCTCACGGTGTTAAACCATGACAATTATACAGAGATTTTAGAGGTTTTAGAAAAGACGATGCAAGACGTGTTAAAGGCTAAAGAAGTGCCTGCCAGCAATGAAAAGCAATGCGGTTGGGCGGCTAACCACACTTTAGAAGGCGCACAGAATTTAGCACGCGCTTTTTTAGACAAACGCGCTGAATGGTCTGAAGTGGGGGTTTGA
- a CDS encoding cystathionine gamma-synthase, whose amino-acid sequence MRMQTKLIHGGISEDTTTGAVSVPIYQTSTYRQDAIGRHKGYEYSRSGNPTRFALEELIADLEGGVKGFAFASGLAGIHAVFSLLQSGDHVLLGDDVYGGTFRLFNKVLVKNGLSCTIIDTSDISQIKKAIKQNTKALYLETPSNPLLKITDLAQCASVAKDHHLLTIVDNTFATPYCQNPLLLGADIVVHSGTKYLGGHSDVVAGLVTTNNEALAQEIAFFQNAIGGVLGPQDSWLLQRGIKTLGLRMEAHQKNALCVAEFLEKHPKVEKVYYPGLPTHPQHELAKKQMRGFSGMLSFTLKNDSEATAFVESLKLFILGESLGGVESLVGIPAFMTHACIPKEQREAAGIRDGLVRLSVGIEHEQDLLEDLEQAFAKIG is encoded by the coding sequence ATGCGCATGCAAACCAAATTAATCCATGGGGGTATTAGCGAGGATACGACAACGGGGGCGGTGAGCGTGCCTATTTATCAGACTTCCACCTACCGCCAAGACGCCATAGGCCGCCACAAGGGCTATGAATACTCTCGCTCAGGCAACCCCACGCGCTTTGCTTTAGAAGAGCTCATCGCCGATTTAGAAGGGGGGGTTAAGGGGTTCGCCTTCGCTTCTGGTTTAGCCGGAATCCACGCCGTCTTTTCCCTCTTGCAATCAGGCGATCATGTGTTATTGGGCGATGATGTTTATGGGGGGACTTTTCGTTTGTTTAACAAAGTGCTTGTCAAAAACGGGCTTTCTTGCACCATTATAGACACTAGCGACATATCCCAAATTAAAAAGGCTATCAAGCAAAACACCAAAGCCCTTTATTTAGAAACCCCTAGTAACCCCTTGCTTAAAATCACGGATTTAGCGCAATGCGCTAGTGTCGCTAAAGATCATCATTTGCTCACTATCGTGGATAACACCTTTGCCACCCCCTATTGCCAAAACCCGCTTCTTTTAGGGGCGGACATTGTGGTGCATAGCGGCACAAAATACTTAGGCGGGCATAGCGATGTGGTCGCCGGGCTTGTAACCACTAATAATGAAGCGCTAGCCCAAGAGATCGCTTTTTTCCAAAACGCTATCGGTGGGGTTTTAGGCCCTCAAGACAGCTGGCTGTTGCAAAGAGGGATTAAAACGCTAGGATTACGCATGGAGGCCCATCAAAAAAACGCTCTTTGCGTGGCTGAATTTTTAGAAAAACACCCTAAAGTAGAAAAGGTTTATTACCCGGGTCTTCCCACTCACCCCCAACACGAGCTAGCCAAAAAACAGATGCGTGGCTTTAGCGGAATGCTCTCTTTTACCCTCAAAAATGACAGCGAGGCGACTGCTTTTGTAGAAAGCCTTAAGTTATTCATTTTAGGCGAGAGCTTAGGCGGGGTGGAAAGTTTGGTGGGGATTCCGGCATTTATGACCCATGCGTGTATCCCTAAAGAACAACGAGAAGCTGCAGGGATTAGAGATGGCTTGGTGCGCTTGTCTGTGGGGATTGAGCATGAACAGGATTTGTTAGAAGATTTAGAGCAAGCGTTCGCTAAAATAGGCTAA
- a CDS encoding O-acetylserine-dependent cystathionine beta-synthase, with translation MILTAMQDAIGRTPVFKFTNKDYPIPLNSAIYAKLEHLNPGGSVKDRLGQYLIEEGFKTGKITSKTTIIEPTAGNTGIALALVAIKHHLKTIFVVPEKFSTEKQQIMRALGALVINTPTSEGISGAIKKSKELAESIPDSYLPLQFENPDNPAAYYHTLAPEIVQELGTNLTSFVAGIGSGGTFAGMAKYLKERIPNIRLIGVEPEGSILNGGEPGPHEIEGIGVEFIPPFFANLDIDGFETISDEEGFSYTRKLAKKNGLLVGSSSGAVFAAALKEAQRLPEGSQVLTIFPDVADRYLSKGIYL, from the coding sequence ATGATCCTTACCGCAATGCAAGACGCCATAGGCCGCACTCCCGTTTTTAAATTCACTAACAAGGATTACCCCATTCCGTTAAATTCCGCCATTTACGCTAAACTAGAGCATCTAAACCCGGGAGGGAGCGTTAAAGATCGCTTAGGCCAATACCTTATAGAAGAAGGGTTTAAAACGGGCAAAATCACTTCTAAAACAACCATCATTGAGCCTACCGCAGGCAATACCGGCATCGCTCTAGCCTTAGTGGCAATCAAGCACCATCTCAAAACCATCTTTGTTGTCCCGGAAAAATTCAGCACAGAAAAACAGCAAATCATGAGAGCTTTGGGGGCTTTAGTGATCAACACGCCTACTAGCGAGGGGATTTCTGGCGCCATTAAAAAAAGTAAAGAATTAGCCGAAAGTATCCCTGATAGCTATTTGCCCTTGCAATTTGAAAACCCTGATAATCCCGCCGCTTACTACCACACCCTAGCCCCTGAGATTGTCCAAGAATTAGGCACAAACCTTACGAGCTTTGTAGCCGGGATAGGGAGTGGTGGCACTTTTGCAGGCATGGCTAAGTATTTGAAAGAACGCATCCCTAACATTCGCTTGATTGGGGTGGAGCCGGAGGGTTCTATTTTGAATGGGGGCGAGCCTGGGCCTCATGAGATTGAGGGCATTGGCGTGGAGTTCATCCCTCCTTTTTTTGCAAACTTGGATATTGATGGCTTTGAAACGATCTCAGATGAAGAGGGTTTTAGCTACACTAGGAAATTAGCTAAGAAAAACGGCTTATTAGTGGGGAGCTCTAGCGGGGCAGTTTTCGCGGCAGCGCTGAAAGAAGCGCAACGCCTCCCCGAAGGCAGCCAGGTTTTAACCATTTTCCCGGATGTTGCCGATCGTTATCTTTCTAAAGGTATTTATTTATAA